One segment of Paenibacillus rhizovicinus DNA contains the following:
- a CDS encoding MgtC/SapB family protein gives MEYELLLRVIVAGACGLFIGYERKSRMKEAGIRTHFVVATGAALMMVISKYGFKDMQGETGVALDPSRIAAQVVSGVGFLGAGMIFMQRQTVKGLTTAAGMWATAGIGMAIGANLYLLGIGVTLLILVAQKLLHSGFGWLSSPRSEQMSIRLSDEGGAVEALQSALQAAGVTVLQFQAEKHAEVGEAAGQLQLELTVRITAAGDVDKLLVLVQRVPQVIRVEMQQA, from the coding sequence TTGGAATATGAATTGCTGCTAAGGGTTATCGTCGCGGGCGCATGCGGCCTGTTCATCGGATACGAGCGCAAAAGCCGAATGAAGGAAGCCGGCATTCGCACGCATTTCGTCGTTGCGACGGGCGCTGCGCTGATGATGGTTATTTCTAAATACGGCTTCAAGGATATGCAGGGCGAAACCGGCGTTGCGCTGGATCCGTCGCGCATTGCGGCACAGGTCGTGAGCGGCGTCGGTTTTCTCGGGGCGGGAATGATTTTCATGCAGCGGCAGACGGTGAAAGGACTTACGACCGCCGCGGGCATGTGGGCGACCGCGGGGATCGGGATGGCGATCGGAGCTAATCTGTACCTGCTCGGCATCGGCGTGACGCTGTTGATTCTCGTCGCGCAGAAGCTGCTGCACAGCGGGTTCGGCTGGCTGTCCTCGCCTCGGAGCGAGCAGATGTCGATTCGGCTCTCCGACGAGGGCGGCGCCGTGGAAGCTTTGCAGTCCGCGCTCCAAGCGGCCGGCGTGACGGTTCTGCAGTTCCAGGCGGAGAAGCATGCCGAAGTCGGAGAGGCAGCGGGGCAATTGCAATTGGAGCTCACCGTCCGAATAACGGCGGCAGGAGACGTGGATAAGCTCTTGGTATTAGTCCAGCGGGTGCCGCAAGTTATTCGGGTCGAGATGCAGCAGGCGTAG
- a CDS encoding phytanoyl-CoA dioxygenase family protein: MAAHILTEAEKEQFAEEGYVIARQLFGSEQVAEIRACFAKVVEEGRVPGYFEPKTAEEAQGEPLLMYPRILYPHRILDTARRYMLDAQVIAALTALFGEEPLAAQSMFYFKPPGGRGQALHQDNYYLQADPGTCIAAWTAIDDADQENGGLVLVPKTHRSAIQCPHEADPALSYFRDEVDLPEDAVIVPADMKAGDVLFFNGSTIHGSYPNRSADRFRRSFICHYVGVSTLRLGHHIHDDLHAADGSIVKVASNESGGPCGTAYEFEPH; the protein is encoded by the coding sequence ATGGCGGCGCATATTTTGACGGAAGCGGAGAAGGAGCAGTTTGCCGAAGAGGGTTATGTGATCGCGAGGCAGCTGTTCGGCAGCGAGCAGGTGGCGGAAATTCGCGCATGCTTTGCGAAGGTCGTGGAGGAAGGGCGGGTTCCGGGCTACTTCGAGCCCAAGACGGCGGAAGAGGCGCAGGGAGAGCCTTTGCTCATGTATCCGCGCATCTTGTATCCGCACCGAATTCTGGATACCGCTCGGCGATATATGCTGGATGCGCAGGTGATCGCGGCGCTGACGGCGCTGTTCGGTGAAGAGCCTTTGGCGGCGCAGAGCATGTTCTATTTCAAGCCGCCGGGCGGGAGAGGACAGGCGCTGCACCAGGATAATTATTATTTGCAGGCGGATCCGGGCACGTGCATCGCCGCATGGACGGCAATCGATGACGCCGACCAGGAGAACGGCGGTCTCGTGCTGGTGCCGAAGACGCATCGCTCGGCCATTCAATGCCCGCATGAAGCGGATCCGGCGCTGTCCTACTTCCGCGATGAAGTCGATCTGCCCGAGGACGCGGTCATCGTGCCGGCGGACATGAAGGCGGGGGACGTGCTGTTCTTCAATGGGAGCACGATCCACGGTTCTTATCCGAACCGTTCGGCGGATCGGTTCCGCCGGTCGTTCATCTGTCATTACGTCGGCGTCTCCACGCTGCGTCTCGGCCATCATATTCACGACGACCTGCACGCGGCGGACGGCAGCATCGTCAAGGTCGCCAGCAATGAAAGCGGCGGTCCTTGCGGAACGGCCTACGAATTCGAGCCTCATTAA
- a CDS encoding helix-turn-helix domain-containing protein: MFNELLYEYEQETGPTFGVLMADHFRRSYGFYGHRPRGTLDWLLVYTVSGTGSFRVDEEVLTSAAGDAVLLPPGIPHHYAANQAGEWELLWVHFLPLPEWQDYLQLPRTQEGLLTSAAPDAPIRARIEEAFRRLIADARRSSRAGQELALLSLAEILILLQESSSCVQGDRSAAAPALQDERITQTLRYIADHAHEPLSPAALARSAGLSESRFRHLFKAETGKSVSDWVTETRLHQAAKLLELTSRPVGEIAVYVGYESAYYFTRRFSAAFGMSPTAFRRFAEERRQSDTAD; the protein is encoded by the coding sequence ATGTTCAACGAACTCCTATACGAATACGAGCAGGAAACAGGCCCGACGTTCGGCGTTCTGATGGCGGATCATTTTCGCCGCTCTTACGGCTTCTACGGCCATCGGCCGCGAGGGACTCTCGATTGGCTGCTCGTCTATACCGTGTCCGGCACAGGATCGTTCCGCGTCGACGAAGAAGTGCTGACGAGCGCCGCCGGCGACGCGGTACTGCTGCCGCCCGGCATCCCTCATCATTATGCGGCGAACCAGGCCGGGGAATGGGAGCTGCTGTGGGTGCATTTCCTGCCGCTGCCGGAGTGGCAGGATTACCTCCAGCTGCCGCGGACGCAGGAAGGGCTGCTGACGAGCGCCGCCCCGGATGCGCCGATTCGGGCGCGCATCGAGGAAGCCTTCCGCCGGCTGATCGCCGATGCCAGGCGCAGCAGCCGGGCTGGCCAAGAGCTGGCGCTGCTCTCGCTCGCGGAAATCCTCATTCTGCTGCAGGAGAGCAGCAGCTGCGTACAGGGGGACCGAAGCGCGGCCGCTCCCGCTTTGCAGGATGAACGAATCACGCAGACGCTCCGCTACATCGCGGACCACGCGCACGAACCGCTTTCGCCCGCGGCGCTTGCCCGCAGCGCCGGTCTGTCGGAGTCGCGCTTTCGCCATCTCTTCAAGGCGGAGACGGGCAAGTCCGTCTCCGACTGGGTGACGGAGACGCGTCTGCACCAAGCCGCCAAGCTGCTTGAGCTGACCTCGCGCCCCGTCGGGGAGATCGCAGTCTATGTCGGCTATGAATCGGCCTATTATTTTACGCGCCGTTTCTCGGCGGCCTTCGGCATGAGCCCGACGGCTTTCCGGCGATTCGCCGAAGAGCGGCGGCAATCTGACACGGCCGACTAG
- a CDS encoding HIT family protein — MDCLGCRIANGLEPNVNVVYENERLTCVLDIAPFNEGHLLILPKMHVLDVEDTDAETAYAIIDASKMLSALLKQTFRPDGITVCQNGGIFNDLGHYHMHLIPRYTGDGFAWSEPLQPHGAERRLAETRERLVAALQSR; from the coding sequence ATGGACTGCCTAGGCTGCAGAATCGCGAACGGCCTCGAGCCGAACGTCAACGTCGTCTACGAGAACGAACGGCTTACGTGCGTGCTCGATATCGCCCCATTCAACGAGGGCCATCTGCTCATCCTGCCCAAAATGCATGTCCTCGATGTCGAGGACACCGATGCCGAGACCGCTTATGCCATCATCGATGCTTCGAAGATGCTATCCGCCCTGCTCAAGCAAACCTTCCGGCCGGACGGCATTACCGTCTGCCAGAATGGCGGGATCTTCAATGACCTCGGCCACTATCACATGCATCTCATTCCCCGCTATACAGGGGACGGGTTCGCATGGAGCGAACCGCTGCAGCCTCATGGAGCCGAACGGCGGCTTGCGGAGACGAGGGAGCGGCTGGTCGCAGCGCTTCAGTCGCGCTGA
- a CDS encoding RNA polymerase sigma factor, whose protein sequence is MSDEHLKHISAMDTSILEELMQRYGQDVWSFAYSLTRSRMMADDVAQDVFLQAYLHVASFRGESSAKTWLLKITRNISLNYRKSAFVRKVLLIDAVIPKQQEHSAEQSFLEREASNEVWRQVLRLSNKYREVLVLHAKYQLSLPEIADVLKIPQGTVKSRLFGARKKLSLMLTEDMPYELN, encoded by the coding sequence TTGAGCGACGAGCACTTGAAACATATCAGCGCAATGGACACGTCCATCCTGGAAGAATTGATGCAGCGCTACGGACAAGATGTCTGGAGCTTCGCCTATTCGCTCACTCGAAGCCGCATGATGGCCGACGATGTTGCGCAGGACGTCTTCCTGCAAGCCTACCTCCATGTCGCTTCCTTCCGAGGGGAGTCGTCCGCGAAGACCTGGCTGTTGAAAATCACCCGCAATATCAGTCTCAACTACCGCAAATCGGCCTTCGTCCGCAAGGTTCTGCTGATCGATGCGGTTATTCCCAAGCAGCAGGAGCATTCCGCCGAACAGTCTTTCCTCGAACGGGAAGCGTCTAACGAGGTATGGCGGCAGGTATTACGGTTATCGAACAAGTACCGGGAGGTGCTGGTGCTGCATGCCAAATACCAGTTGTCGCTCCCCGAAATCGCCGATGTGCTTAAGATCCCGCAGGGGACCGTGAAGTCCAGGCTCTTCGGCGCACGCAAGAAACTATCTCTTATGTTGACGGAGGATATGCCGTATGAGCTCAACTGA
- the htpG gene encoding molecular chaperone HtpG, which translates to MVKQEFKAESKRLLEMMINSIYTQREIFLRELISNASDAIDKIYYKALTDDSIAFNADDYFVKITADKESRTLTLADTGIGMTQEELENNLGVIAKSGSLAFKKENESKDGHNIIGQFGVGFYAAFMVADRVTVTSRALGSAEAFRWESEGADGYTIVPADKASVGTEIVLHIKPNTEDDNYDEFLEEYRLRSIVKKYSDFIRYPIKMDVKGQRPKADAAEGEEPELEAYVEEQTVNSMVPIWRKNKSELTDADYEQFYHEKRYGFDKPLKHIHISADGAVVYRAILYIPESTPFDYYTKEYEKGLELYSNGVLIMDKCGDLLPDYFSFVKGMVDSEDLSLNISREMLQHDRQLTLIAKNIKNKVKSQLLSLLKDEREGYEKFYKAFGRQLKFGVYNDYGMNKDVLQDLLLFHSSKENKLVSLDEYIARMPEDQKFIYYATGSSIERIEKLPQTEMVADKGYEILYFTDDIDEFAIKAIMTYKDKSFKSVSSGDLGIEPDADSDKPEAEEAGSKALFEQMESLLSGKVTKVKASKRLKSHPVCLTSEGELSIEMEKILSAMPNNEGVKAEKVLEINVNHPVFASLKEAAEKDNEKLNLYTQLLYNQALLIEGLPIQDPVAFTNDICKVMV; encoded by the coding sequence ATGGTGAAGCAAGAGTTCAAAGCAGAGTCCAAGCGACTGCTGGAAATGATGATCAACTCCATTTATACGCAACGCGAGATTTTCCTACGGGAGCTGATCTCCAACGCAAGCGACGCTATCGATAAAATCTACTACAAGGCGCTGACCGACGACAGTATCGCGTTCAACGCTGATGATTATTTCGTCAAAATCACCGCCGACAAAGAAAGCCGCACGCTGACGCTCGCCGATACCGGTATCGGCATGACGCAGGAGGAATTGGAGAACAACCTCGGCGTGATCGCGAAGAGCGGCTCGCTCGCGTTCAAGAAAGAGAACGAGAGCAAGGACGGCCACAACATCATCGGCCAATTCGGCGTCGGCTTCTACGCGGCGTTCATGGTCGCGGACCGGGTAACGGTCACGAGCCGCGCGCTTGGCAGCGCCGAAGCGTTCCGCTGGGAGTCCGAAGGCGCGGACGGCTACACGATCGTTCCGGCGGACAAGGCGTCCGTGGGCACCGAGATCGTGCTCCACATCAAGCCGAACACCGAAGACGACAATTACGACGAGTTCCTGGAAGAGTACCGTCTCCGTTCCATCGTCAAGAAATATTCCGATTTCATCCGCTATCCGATCAAGATGGACGTGAAAGGCCAACGTCCGAAAGCGGATGCCGCCGAAGGCGAAGAGCCGGAGCTCGAAGCCTACGTGGAAGAGCAAACGGTCAACAGTATGGTGCCGATCTGGCGCAAAAACAAAAGCGAGCTGACGGATGCCGACTACGAGCAGTTCTATCACGAGAAACGCTACGGCTTCGACAAACCGCTGAAGCATATCCATATCAGCGCGGACGGCGCGGTCGTGTACCGGGCGATTCTGTACATTCCGGAGAGCACGCCGTTCGACTACTACACGAAGGAATACGAGAAGGGCCTCGAGCTGTACTCCAACGGCGTTCTGATCATGGATAAGTGCGGCGACCTGCTGCCGGACTACTTCAGCTTCGTGAAAGGGATGGTGGATTCCGAGGATCTGTCGCTCAACATCTCCCGGGAAATGCTGCAGCATGACCGTCAGCTGACGCTGATCGCGAAGAACATCAAGAACAAAGTCAAAAGCCAGCTGCTCAGCCTGCTTAAGGACGAGCGCGAAGGCTACGAGAAGTTCTACAAAGCGTTCGGCCGCCAGCTGAAGTTCGGCGTGTACAACGACTACGGCATGAACAAGGACGTGCTGCAGGATCTGCTGCTGTTCCACTCCTCCAAGGAGAACAAGCTCGTCTCGCTGGACGAGTACATCGCGCGGATGCCGGAAGACCAGAAGTTCATCTACTACGCGACAGGCAGCTCCATCGAGCGCATCGAGAAGCTTCCGCAGACGGAGATGGTGGCGGATAAGGGCTACGAGATCCTCTACTTCACCGACGATATCGACGAATTCGCGATTAAGGCGATCATGACCTACAAGGACAAGTCGTTCAAATCGGTTTCGAGCGGCGATCTCGGCATCGAGCCGGATGCGGACAGCGACAAGCCGGAAGCGGAAGAAGCGGGCAGCAAAGCGCTTTTCGAGCAAATGGAATCGCTGCTGAGCGGCAAAGTGACGAAGGTCAAAGCGTCCAAACGCCTTAAGAGCCATCCGGTCTGCCTCACGAGCGAGGGCGAGCTGTCCATCGAGATGGAGAAAATCCTGAGCGCGATGCCGAACAACGAAGGCGTGAAAGCGGAGAAGGTACTGGAAATCAACGTGAACCACCCCGTGTTCGCGTCGCTGAAGGAAGCGGCGGAGAAGGACAACGAGAAGCTGAACCTGTATACGCAATTGCTGTACAACCAGGCGCTGCTGATCGAAGGCCTGCCGATCCAGGATCCGGTGGCGTTCACGAACGATATTTGCAAGGTTATGGTGTAA
- the udk gene encoding uridine kinase: protein MLIIGIAGGTGSGKTTVARSVIEQLGTSKVTFISQDNYYKDHPHLTMAERGALNYDHPLVFDNELLIEHLKQLIAGQPAQAPVYDFTVHARSKSESFELLPNPIVILEGLHVLSDEKLRELLNIKVFVDTDPDVRILRRVLRDIEERGRTIQSIHQQYLSSVKPMHEAFIEPSKKYADIIIPEGGENQIGIELLTTLTEKYLKTE from the coding sequence ATGCTGATTATCGGGATCGCCGGAGGCACCGGCTCCGGCAAAACGACTGTCGCGCGTTCGGTCATCGAACAGCTCGGCACGAGCAAAGTCACGTTTATTTCACAGGACAATTACTATAAAGACCACCCGCATCTCACGATGGCCGAGCGCGGAGCGCTGAATTACGACCATCCGCTCGTATTCGACAACGAGCTGCTGATCGAACATCTCAAGCAGCTGATCGCAGGACAGCCCGCGCAGGCGCCGGTCTACGATTTCACCGTTCACGCCCGTTCCAAGAGCGAATCGTTCGAGCTGCTCCCGAATCCGATCGTCATTCTCGAAGGGCTGCACGTGCTGTCCGACGAGAAGCTGCGGGAACTGCTTAACATCAAGGTATTCGTGGATACGGATCCCGACGTCCGCATTCTTCGCCGCGTGCTGCGGGATATCGAGGAACGCGGCCGGACGATCCAGTCGATCCACCAGCAGTACCTGTCCTCGGTCAAGCCGATGCACGAGGCGTTCATCGAACCGTCCAAGAAATACGCCGACATCATCATTCCCGAGGGCGGCGAGAATCAGATCGGCATCGAGCTGCTGACGACGCTGACAGAGAAGTATTTGAAGACCGAATAA
- a CDS encoding DUF4362 domain-containing protein → MVKRELQTIVVTAILLAIAIVAWYELSLSQTNGTYKHKSKAASGHTDMTFKDADKAGYVVAGPGGYFNVEKLEAFYQAVQDRQKSQLSIARYTDEGDPIFVDLDFDGQSIDYVYDTSWDAFGGQDKGVRKTKCEVINKRTGAYGEDYGTTYVLSKCAADIGYSDSEKKEYHLLFISQGR, encoded by the coding sequence ATGGTTAAACGAGAACTGCAGACGATCGTCGTAACGGCCATCTTGCTAGCGATCGCAATCGTCGCTTGGTATGAATTGAGCCTAAGCCAAACGAACGGAACGTACAAGCACAAATCGAAAGCAGCCTCCGGTCATACCGATATGACCTTTAAAGATGCGGACAAAGCAGGCTACGTAGTGGCCGGTCCAGGGGGCTATTTCAATGTAGAGAAGCTGGAAGCGTTCTATCAGGCCGTCCAAGACCGGCAGAAGAGTCAATTGAGCATCGCCCGCTATACGGACGAGGGGGATCCTATATTCGTTGATCTGGACTTTGACGGGCAGTCGATCGACTATGTCTATGATACTTCATGGGACGCGTTCGGAGGGCAGGACAAAGGCGTACGGAAAACAAAATGCGAAGTTATCAACAAGCGTACCGGGGCTTACGGTGAGGATTATGGGACGACATATGTACTGAGCAAATGCGCGGCGGATATTGGATATAGCGATTCCGAGAAGAAGGAATATCATTTATTGTTTATTTCGCAAGGGCGATAG
- a CDS encoding GNAT family N-acetyltransferase has product MKITLATASDYAYIRERDRHLAERLIDAKIEAGEIYLLRNEEGSSMGWMRYGYFWDNIPFMNMIWIDEPYRGHGSGKQVVLHWEQEMKQQGFKLVMTSTMANEEAQHFYRKLGYRDAGCLLLQDEPLEILLTKALV; this is encoded by the coding sequence ATGAAGATCACATTAGCGACCGCGTCCGACTACGCCTATATTCGGGAACGCGACCGCCATCTTGCGGAACGGCTCATCGACGCCAAGATCGAGGCCGGCGAAATCTATCTCCTCCGCAACGAAGAGGGCAGCAGCATGGGCTGGATGCGCTACGGGTATTTCTGGGACAACATTCCGTTCATGAACATGATCTGGATCGATGAGCCTTACCGGGGGCACGGTTCCGGCAAGCAGGTCGTCCTCCATTGGGAACAAGAAATGAAGCAGCAGGGGTTCAAACTGGTGATGACGTCCACGATGGCTAACGAGGAAGCGCAGCATTTCTACCGAAAGCTCGGGTATCGGGATGCCGGCTGTTTGCTGCTTCAGGACGAGCCGCTGGAGATTTTGCTGACCAAGGCATTGGTTTGA
- a CDS encoding GNAT family N-acetyltransferase, translated as MNGNQDEVRPENIPAEDIVAEKQGNGYILKGVGGSIGEITYKLVDTDTWMLDHTYVDPRYRGGNLAKQLLNLVVDEAREKGRKIIPACSYALAQFKRNAEYADVWAKSEKERDYSDHA; from the coding sequence ATGAACGGGAATCAGGATGAGGTACGTCCGGAGAACATACCGGCCGAGGATATTGTCGCCGAGAAGCAGGGCAACGGGTATATTTTGAAAGGCGTCGGCGGCTCCATAGGCGAGATTACGTACAAACTGGTCGACACGGATACGTGGATGCTTGACCATACTTATGTCGATCCGCGCTACCGCGGCGGCAATCTGGCGAAGCAGCTGCTGAACCTCGTCGTCGACGAGGCGAGGGAGAAAGGCCGCAAGATTATTCCGGCTTGCTCCTACGCGCTCGCGCAGTTCAAGCGCAACGCGGAGTACGCGGACGTGTGGGCGAAGTCCGAGAAGGAACGGGACTATTCGGATCATGCGTGA
- a CDS encoding glycoside hydrolase family 18 protein — translation MSGIRRSKRKRLRNAWGLGFIAAAIAVVSAYAVIRDRSSDEPAAGSASPNKLERSLSLSAWIVDWQWEAGMKDFGAASLGLDSVQAFAAYFNSEDELYFTEKDSQSLPEVLAAANREGLQETLLTVVNDRFTADGSSSEEKDPALVRRLMKTQASRDKHMGNLLGALDKFGFGGLELDYERIPDGSWGNYTLFIRDLYERLHAEGKSLRVVLESRAPLNKLSLPKGPEYVMMAYNLYGGFSGPGPKADDTFIAQLSERMTALPGDNAIALSLGGFDWTADRQATSVTEQQAAELSRSSGAEAAVRDGASGSLHFRYKDGEGVTHTVWYADTETLKRWIGVVRNAGMYKVALWRLGGLSEEMTAYLKQAR, via the coding sequence ATGTCCGGCATACGAAGGAGCAAGCGGAAGCGTCTCAGGAACGCGTGGGGACTTGGCTTCATTGCGGCAGCAATAGCGGTGGTAAGCGCGTATGCTGTCATCAGGGACCGATCTTCGGACGAACCGGCGGCCGGGAGCGCGTCGCCCAACAAGCTGGAGCGGTCGCTTTCCCTGTCGGCCTGGATCGTGGATTGGCAGTGGGAAGCGGGAATGAAGGATTTTGGCGCGGCCTCGTTAGGCCTGGACAGCGTTCAGGCCTTCGCGGCCTACTTCAACAGCGAGGACGAACTCTACTTCACGGAGAAGGACAGTCAATCGCTGCCGGAGGTGCTGGCCGCGGCCAATCGCGAAGGACTGCAGGAAACGCTGTTAACGGTCGTGAATGACCGGTTCACGGCGGATGGCTCCTCCTCGGAGGAGAAGGATCCGGCGCTCGTGCGAAGATTGATGAAGACCCAAGCCAGTCGGGACAAGCATATGGGCAACCTGCTTGGTGCGTTGGACAAATTCGGTTTCGGGGGGCTGGAGCTCGATTACGAGCGAATCCCGGACGGGTCTTGGGGCAACTATACGCTGTTTATCCGCGATCTGTACGAGCGTCTGCACGCTGAGGGCAAGTCGCTGCGCGTCGTGCTGGAATCACGCGCGCCGCTTAACAAGCTGAGCCTGCCGAAAGGCCCGGAATACGTGATGATGGCGTATAACCTCTACGGCGGCTTCAGCGGCCCTGGGCCGAAGGCCGATGATACGTTCATCGCTCAGCTGTCGGAGCGTATGACGGCTCTACCTGGCGACAACGCCATTGCGCTGTCGCTCGGAGGGTTCGACTGGACGGCGGACAGGCAGGCGACGTCGGTGACGGAGCAGCAGGCGGCTGAGCTGTCGCGCAGTTCTGGCGCAGAAGCAGCGGTGCGAGACGGGGCAAGCGGGAGCCTTCACTTCCGTTACAAGGACGGGGAAGGCGTTACCCATACGGTGTGGTACGCCGATACGGAGACGCTTAAGCGCTGGATCGGCGTCGTCCGGAATGCCGGCATGTATAAGGTCGCGCTCTGGCGGCTCGGCGGGTTATCGGAAGAGATGACGGCGTATCTGAAGCAGGCCCGATAG
- a CDS encoding polysaccharide deacetylase family protein → MAIWKRDSAFDYRRKNRGKAVKTVVQVGVLLVVAGLIYQAVFNTSTYSEPNQGTWSSDKGFVALSYFGVGRSGTPKLIAKNELDQQLKALHDQGYRTISQQDILDYYNKGKPLPDKALFLSFEDGRNDSALFAEPLLEKYNDKATFLSYAGKLGNGDNKFVQAKDMLKMQKTGYWELGSNGYRLSYINVFDNDGQFLGQKTEKEMKNKSKVAYYNHYLMDFIRDENMIPTEDRKQMEARIAKDYKLMKDTYTSKLGFVPGLYMIMHANSLQDGTNPLVTDANERHIEGMFNMHFAREGAAFNGKSGSLYDLTRVQPAPYWSTNHLLMKIRKDSGQAMTYIDGESDRASHWDTSTGAAEFRENEIVLTSPAGQEGLAYLKGSDGLSDVAVTAKLSGNVVGKQSLYLRYDKAGDAYVRVVLADNEIAVEQKKAGQAAERLFGTKLDDVSWNEEDLALSRAAVYTKVQANAGLAPDNDIPVNIQQTRKVGVELAGGKLSLKVDGKELLSGRDIDASIAKGGVALSSEASKQNEKDDIYDGHFVNVTVKTIGNGGEQKLFYRNTNEGLQGVISSAKHGFNKVVDWFIDTF, encoded by the coding sequence ATGGCGATCTGGAAACGGGATTCTGCCTTTGATTATCGTAGGAAAAACCGTGGCAAAGCGGTGAAGACGGTCGTTCAAGTCGGCGTTCTGCTCGTTGTAGCGGGGCTTATCTACCAGGCTGTGTTTAACACGTCTACATATAGCGAGCCGAATCAGGGAACATGGAGCAGCGATAAAGGGTTCGTCGCACTGTCGTATTTCGGCGTGGGCCGTTCGGGAACCCCGAAGCTCATCGCGAAGAACGAGCTGGATCAGCAGCTGAAGGCGCTGCATGATCAAGGCTACAGGACCATTTCGCAGCAGGACATCCTGGATTATTACAACAAGGGAAAACCGCTGCCGGACAAGGCGCTGTTCCTGTCCTTCGAGGACGGACGCAACGATTCCGCCTTGTTCGCCGAGCCGCTGCTGGAGAAGTACAACGATAAAGCGACGTTTCTTTCTTACGCAGGCAAGCTGGGCAATGGAGACAACAAGTTCGTCCAGGCGAAAGATATGCTGAAGATGCAGAAGACGGGCTATTGGGAGCTTGGCAGCAACGGCTACCGCCTGTCGTACATCAACGTGTTCGACAACGACGGTCAATTTCTCGGGCAGAAGACTGAGAAGGAAATGAAGAACAAGAGCAAGGTCGCGTACTATAACCACTACTTGATGGATTTCATTCGGGACGAGAATATGATTCCGACCGAGGACCGCAAACAGATGGAAGCGCGCATCGCGAAGGATTACAAGCTGATGAAGGATACTTATACGAGTAAACTCGGTTTTGTGCCGGGCTTGTATATGATCATGCATGCCAACTCGCTGCAGGACGGGACGAATCCGCTCGTGACGGATGCGAACGAGCGCCATATCGAGGGCATGTTCAACATGCATTTTGCCCGCGAAGGCGCTGCGTTCAACGGCAAGAGCGGCAGTCTATACGATCTGACGCGGGTACAGCCTGCCCCTTATTGGTCGACGAACCATCTGCTTATGAAGATCCGCAAGGATTCCGGGCAAGCGATGACTTACATCGATGGCGAATCGGACCGCGCCTCGCATTGGGATACGTCGACGGGCGCAGCGGAGTTCCGCGAGAACGAGATCGTATTGACCTCGCCTGCGGGCCAAGAAGGTTTGGCGTATTTGAAAGGCAGCGACGGCCTTAGTGACGTGGCGGTGACAGCCAAGCTTAGCGGAAATGTCGTTGGGAAGCAGAGCCTGTATCTGCGGTATGACAAGGCGGGGGATGCCTATGTGCGCGTCGTGCTCGCCGATAACGAGATTGCCGTGGAACAGAAGAAGGCGGGTCAAGCCGCGGAGCGTCTATTCGGCACCAAGCTGGACGATGTGAGCTGGAACGAAGAAGACCTTGCGCTCAGCAGGGCTGCCGTATACACGAAGGTGCAGGCGAATGCAGGTCTTGCCCCCGATAACGACATTCCCGTCAACATTCAGCAGACGCGCAAAGTCGGCGTCGAGCTTGCGGGCGGCAAGCTGAGCTTGAAGGTGGACGGCAAGGAGCTGCTAAGCGGCCGCGATATTGACGCTTCGATCGCGAAAGGCGGCGTGGCGCTGTCTTCCGAGGCGAGCAAGCAGAATGAGAAAGACGATATTTATGACGGCCATTTCGTAAACGTCACGGTAAAAACAATCGGCAACGGCGGGGAGCAGAAATTGTTCTACCGCAATACGAATGAAGGGCTTCAAGGCGTAATCAGCAGCGCGAAACACGGCTTCAATAAGGTCGTGGATTGGTTCATTGATACGTTCTGA